CTGCCGCAAGCCGCCAGGATCAGCAGCGCGAGCAGTCCACCCAGCAGGTGAGGCCAACGAGGTCGAGGGGGCATGGGCGAGTTCCGAGTTCCGTGATGCGTGGTGCGTGGTGCGTATCGATCCGCGTTCATCCGCGTCAATCCGCGTACCAATGACCTCATGTGATGGCGGGGGCCTGGTGTAGGAAGGCGGTGTCGTCGAGTTGGCGCAGGGTGAAGGCGGCCACGTCGGCGCGGCTGACCTGGCCGGCGCTGATCTTAGGGTCGAGGCCAGAGCGATAGTTGCCGGTGCGGGGGCCGTTGGTCAGGCCGCCTGGCCGGATGATGGTCCAATCGAGGCCGCTGGCGCGCACGATCTGTTCCTGGCGCTCTTTGTCCTCCATCGGTTTCTTGATCACGGTCTTCATCAGCATCTTGAAGGCAAAGGGCACCTGGTCTTTGCTGTCGCCGACTCCGAGCGAGGAGATGACGATCAGCCGCCGTGGCCCGCGCTGTTTCATGGCCTCGATGATGACTTGCGTGCCGTTGGAGACGATCCAATCGGGGTTGTTGGCGGTGTTGCCCAAGCTGACGATGGCAGCATCGGTCCCGGCCAGGGTTTGGGCCACCGCCGCGGGGTCGAGGACATCGCCGGTGATCAGGCTAAGATTGGGATTCTGGTGGGAGAGGCGGGCGGGGTCGCGGACAAGGGCCTGGATCACATGGCCTGACTCGAGGGCCTGGGCGATGATCTGCTGGCCGGCGCCACCGGTGGCGCCAAAAAGAGCGATTTTCATGGTGAGAGGGGGTGAGAACGGGCGATTAGCGATGCGAGCGACGCCAGCCGAGGACGGCGGCGATGGCGACGACGACGAAGGCGATGATGGCGGCGATGGCGATGATCGTCTCGCCGCCCTGCTTGCTCCAGATGCCGAACAGCGCCCAAAGGATGACGCCGGCGAAGGCGAAGTCGGTGCGCTTGATCAGCACTAGGGTGGCGACGACGGCCGCCACCAGGATCATGATCGCCGCCCAGACGGGACCGGAGATGCCAAAGCCGCCCCAGTTTAGCGAGACGAGCGTGGTGGCGATGTTGGCGATGTTGGCGACGGTGATCCAGGCGGCGTAGAGGCCGAAGGGTGTGTCGATCAGCCAGCGGTCGGCGCGGCTGACGGGGTAGGGCCGGGCCGAGGCGGGTAGGCCAACGCCGAGACGGGTGTAGATGATCAGAAGCGAGACCAACAACAGCAGCATGGCGGGCACGGTCAGCACATACAGGCCCCAGTGCCAGGCGAAGATCCAGGCGATGTTGGCCAGCGAGCTGATGACGAACCACCAGCCGATGCGCTGGAGATAGGGGTTGTTACGCTGGCCGGGCAGCGCCTGGTAGACGACGAAGGCAGCCAGACCCAGGTAGATCACGCCCCAGACGGCGAAGGTGAAACCGGCCGGGGTGAAGAACGAGGGCAGCGAATCCGAGATTTCCTGGGTGGTGCGGTTGTTCAGCACGCCCGCGCTGGAGAGGAAGTTGACGACAAGGGTGAGGATGAAAGCGAGGATGTTGAGGAGGGGCAGGTGGCGCCGTGAGGTGGACATGGTGTTCCTTGAGGAGATGAGGGATGAGTGTTCCGTGTTCCGTGTTCCGTGTTCCGTGAGGCGTGAGGCGTGAGGCGTGAGGCGTGAGGGGCTGCATTTTGCGGAGTGAGCACGCCCACGTGCGAACGGGCGGACGGGAGACAATTACAGGCGTACTCTACACCATCTCGGCAAGAATGTCAAGATTTTGTCTATAATTTTTCTGGTTTTATCTTGGCATTTTCTTCGAGTTTTCTTCGTGTCCTTTGGGCCTTCGTGTTCCAGCAATCAGCTAACGATATTCGGGCCGAAGTCGGCGCGGAAGTCGTCGGGAATGCGGGTGGGTCGGCCGGTGTGGACATCGACCCAGGCCCACAGGGTATGGGCGCGGGCCAGCAGGGCGCCATCGGCAACGCGCGTCATCATGTAGTGGCGGACGGCCGTAGCCCGGCGGGCGTCCGAAACCCAGGTCGCCATCTCGATCTCGTCGCCCATCTGCGCCTGTTGCAGATATTCGATGCGGTAGCGGCGGGCGAAGATGCCAAAGCCGGCTGCCAGCATCCGGGCGGGCGTCCAGCCGTAGGCCGCGCCCACCGCCATGCTGCATGCCTCGAAATAGGTCATGTAGTTGGCATTATTGACATGCCCGGCCATGTCCAGGTCGCGGAACTCGATCGTGCGGCGGGTGCGGAAGACGCCGGGCGGGGGCGGCGGCGCCGTGGGAAACGGCTCGCGAGACGGTTGCGGGACAGCATCGCCATCAGGGAAGAAGGCGGCGATGAGTTCGGCGGGGATGGGCTGCGGGCGTTGCCTGGCCCGGTCGAGGAAAACCCAGTCGGTCAGGGCCTCGGCCGCAAGCTCGCCGCTGCCGGCATGACGTACTTCGTAGGCGCGGCGCGAGCGCACGCGGCCAAAGTCGGCCACCCAGGTGCGCACCACGGCGCTATCGCCATAGCCCAACGGCCGGTGGTAGGTGATGTCGGTCTCGTGTACCCACCACATCCGTCCCATCGCCTCATAGCGGGCGATGTCGTAGCCTGCCGCAGCCGAGGCGTCGAAGGCCGTCTCCTGCATGTAACGCAGGTAGTGGGCATGGTTGACATGCCCGAATGGGTCGCATTCGTAGTGGCGGATGCGGAAGGTGCGTTCGTGGACGAGTGGCATGGGGGGGAATTGCGGATTGTGAAGGGTGTATCGCATACGGAACACGAAACACGCATCAAATCCTCAGCGCCGGTGGTTGTCGACCTGATGGAAGGTGCCGCCCGTGACCAGGTTGCGCACTTCGTCGCCGTGCAGAAAATCGTGCGGGAAGCCGAGGTCGATCTTGCTGGCTTCATTCAAGCGGTGGAGTTGTTCCGGGGCGAGGGTGAAATCGAGCGCCGCCAGATTGTCCTGCAACTGCGCCAACGAACTGGCCCCCAAGAGCGGGATGATGAGGCCGGGCTGCTGGCGCACCCAGTTGATGGCCACCTGCGAGGGGCTGCGCCCGATCGCCTCCGCCACCTCGACCACGGCATCGCCGATGGCCAGGTGACGCTCGTCCTTGTGCCAGCGCGAGGCCCGGCCCTTGACAGTGCCCCCGCCGCTGTACTTGCCCGTCAGCACACCCGCCCCCAGAATGCTCCACGGCGTTACGGCCAGGTCGAAGGCGCGGGCCATGGGCAGCAGGTCGCGCTCGGCGGCGCGGTCGGCCAGGCTGTAGCGGATCTGCAAGGCCACGAACGGCGACCACCCGCGCAACTCGGCCAGGGTGTTGGCCTGGGCGACGACCCAGGCCGGGGTGTCGGAGATGCCCACATACAGCACCTTGCCCGCCCGCACCAGGTCATCCAACCCGCGCATCACCTCGTCCACCGGCGTCAGAAAATCCCAGGCGTGCACCCAGAAGAGGTCGATGTGGTCGGTTTTCAGCCGGCGCAGGCTCGATTCCAGCGAACGCACCATGTTCTTGCGATGGTTGCCGCTAAAGCTGGGGTCGCCGTGGCGGTCGAAGAGGGTGTATTTGGTCGCTACCACCCAATGGTCGCGGTCGACGGCAATGAACTCGCCCACATATTGCTCGCTGGTGCCGTTGGTGTAGCGATTGGCGGTGTCGATGAAGTTGCCGCCCGCTTGGGCGAAGACGTCGAACATGGCTTTGGCTTCGTCTTGCGAGCAGCCCCAGCCCCAGTCCTGGCCGAAGGTCATGGTGCCCAGGGCCAGTTCCGAGACGCGCAGGCCGCTGCGGCCCAGAAGTTTGTAACGCATGGTGTTTTCTCCGGGTTGAGTGAGGGGTGTTCCGTGTTCCGTGGTGCGTGTTCCGTGGTGCGTGTTCCGTGTTCCGTGTTCCGTGTTCCGTATATCCGCATTCACGCAATACGCAACACGCAACACGCAATAACCTATGCTGGCTTGATCATAGCCTTCGATTGGATGGGTGCATCGGCATCCATTTTACCCCCTCTCCCCCGAATCATCCATCGCCGGACGGCTGGATATAATAGCGGCATGATCATCCTCGCTCCCCTGACCCACGCGCCGGTATGAGAATCACGTTTCTTGGCGGCGCCGACGAAGTAGGCGCCAGCAGCACCCTGATCGAGATCGGCGGCAAACGCATCCTCGTCGATGCCGGCATTCGACCCTCGCCCAAGGCGCGCTGGGGGCTTGCCGGCGACCAGCTTCCCAACCTGAGCCAGATCGACGCCCTGGGCAGCCTGGACGCCATCCTGGTGACGCACGCCCACAGCGACCACACCGGCGCCCTGGAACTCGTGATCGCCCGCCACCCCGAAGCGCCCGTCTACGCCACCCCACCCACCATCAGCCTCACCCGCGTCCTCCACCAAGACTCGCGACGGATCATGCAATCGCGGCTGGACGAGGAGGGCGAGCTGCCGCTGTTCGACGATGTGGCCGTGGGCCAGCTCATGGCCGCCTTCGTCCCCGTCCCCTTTCACACCCCCGTGGCTCTGAGCGAGGGGTTGGCCGTGACCTGGTTTCCGGCCGGGCACATCGCAGGCGCCGCCATGCTGGGGTTGGAAAGCGACGAGGGCAACCTGCTCATCACCGGCGATATCTCGATCTCGCCGCAGCGCACCGTGGATGGGGCCAGACCGCCTGCGTTTCGGCCCGACCTGGTGATCATCGAGAGCACCTACGGCGGCCGTCTCCACGCCAACCGCGCCGTGCAGGAGCGCAAGCTGGTCGAAACCGCAACCGAAGTCACGGCTGCAGGCGGCAAGGTGCTGATCCCGGCCTTTGCCCTCGGCCGCGCCCAGGAACTGCTGCTCATCCTGGCTGAGTTCCAGCGTCGCGGCGAAATGCCGCTCATCCCGGTCTGGGCCGACGGCATGGTGCGGGCCGTCTGCCAGGCCTATGCCGGCTTCAGCGACTATCTGCCCCTGGCGCTGCAAGAACGGGGGACGAAATTCTTCGAGGGCGCCATCCGCCCGGTGCAAAGTAACCAGCAGCGCAACGCCCTGGTCTGGGAGCCGGGGTCGGCGGTCATCGTCGCCAGCTCCGGGATGTTGGCGGGCGGGCCGTCGCTCTCTTATGCGCGGGCTTTGGCCGGAAATCCTCAACACGCCATCTTGCTCACCGGCTACCAGGACGAGGAATCGCCTGGACGGCGGCTGCAAGAGGTGGCCGAGCGCGGGCATGGCTCGATCCGCCTGGGTAAAGACAAGGTAGATGTCCGCTGTCGTCTGGCCACCTATTCGCTTTCGGCCCACGCCGACGAGGGCCAGATCGTCAGCCTGGCCGAGACCCTCGACCCCGAGCAGATCTTCCTCGTCCACGGCGACGAGACCGCCCGTCTCAGCCTGAAGACGGCCCTCGACCGGCGCGGGCGCATCGTCCACCTGCCTCGCGCCGGGCAGAGCTTCGATTTCGCCCTTTCCGGCCCGACCCGGCTGCACAAGACCGGCCGGCCCGACGACCTCCGCACCCGCCAGGCTGAGCTTGCCCGCCAACGCCGCGCTGCCATGACCGCTTTTGGCGAGGCGCGCGGCAAATGGCTGTTGCTCAAAGGCGATGAACCAGCGCCGGTCCGCTGTCTTGACCTCGGTCGCGACCATCTGTGGGTGGAGGTGGCGCCAGGGCTGGAGCAGAGCATCTACCCGGAGGAGGTGTTGGCGGTACTGGGCGAAGCCGCGCCCACCGCCGCCGACCTGGCGCCCTACCGCCCGCAGGGTCTGGCCCCGGCCATCATGGAGCCGAACCAGGCCCTGGCTGCGGCCAATCAGACGTTTCCACCCGCCGCCCGCCTGCGCAAGTGCGGCTACCGGCTCGACCAGCATGTGCTGACCCTGACCTTTGATTTTCCTGACGCCGCTCGCGTCCAGTTCAATCAGGAGATCGCTCGCCTTCAAACCACCACCGGCTGGCGCGTTGAAGTAGGCTCGGAAGCTAACCAGCTTGCTCTCAACGCCCTGGTACGCGAAGTGTTGCCCGCGAGCGTCCAAATCGTCAAAGGCCCGGCCATTCACCGCGATGGGAAGCGGGTGGCGGTCAGCCTGGAGCCGGCCACCCCGGAAGATTGGCAGATGCTGGCCGCGGGCAGAGAGCAGTTCGGCGAACGCTTCCGCTCCGTCAGCGGTTACGACCTGGAGATCACGCTCGTCGAAGCATCCGTTGCCTCGGCCTCCGCCGGTCCATCCCCCGGCGCCGCCTACGGTCGTTGGGAGATCAACGCCGCCTACGCCGTCCTACGCGCCGATCTGGAAGGCAGCAGCCTTTATCGCACCAGCCTGAAAGACGGGGAGATCATCCTCTCATTCATCTCTCGGCAGGTCGGCGAACGTTTTCAAGCAAGAATCGACGCCCTGGAGCAAGAAATCGGTTGGCCGCTGCGCATCAACCCGCAGCCCAACCAGGGGGCCATCAGCGAGGCAGCGATGGCGCTGTTGGCGCATGCCGGCTGGACGGCCGCCAAAGGGCCGAGCATCTACCCCGACCGAGGCGAGGTGGCAGTCGTCCTGGCCCAGGCGCCGGACGACGCCGCCAGCACGGAGATAGTGGCTGCCTTCGAGCAGCAGACCGGCTTCCGTCTGCTCCTAAGCTCCGCCGGCCCTGTTCTGGCCCCGCCGCGGGCGGCGAACCCCGATACCGTGATGATCCCCCTTGCCCGCATCCGCCTACGGTCTCATCAACAGTCGCTGACCCTCGACCCCGACAAAGTGACCAAAGCCATCGAGCGCGCCCGGCGGCTGGGCATCAACCCGCCCATCCAGGTCACCCGCCTGAGCGACGGCTACCTGCTCGACGATGGCCTCTACCGGCTGGCGGCAGCGCGGGCGTTGGG
This genomic stretch from Caldilineales bacterium harbors:
- a CDS encoding SDR family oxidoreductase yields the protein MKIALFGATGGAGQQIIAQALESGHVIQALVRDPARLSHQNPNLSLITGDVLDPAAVAQTLAGTDAAIVSLGNTANNPDWIVSNGTQVIIEAMKQRGPRRLIVISSLGVGDSKDQVPFAFKMLMKTVIKKPMEDKERQEQIVRASGLDWTIIRPGGLTNGPRTGNYRSGLDPKISAGQVSRADVAAFTLRQLDDTAFLHQAPAIT
- a CDS encoding tryptophan-rich sensory protein; protein product: MSTSRRHLPLLNILAFILTLVVNFLSSAGVLNNRTTQEISDSLPSFFTPAGFTFAVWGVIYLGLAAFVVYQALPGQRNNPYLQRIGWWFVISSLANIAWIFAWHWGLYVLTVPAMLLLLVSLLIIYTRLGVGLPASARPYPVSRADRWLIDTPFGLYAAWITVANIANIATTLVSLNWGGFGISGPVWAAIMILVAAVVATLVLIKRTDFAFAGVILWALFGIWSKQGGETIIAIAAIIAFVVVAIAAVLGWRRSHR
- a CDS encoding thioesterase family protein produces the protein MPLVHERTFRIRHYECDPFGHVNHAHYLRYMQETAFDASAAAGYDIARYEAMGRMWWVHETDITYHRPLGYGDSAVVRTWVADFGRVRSRRAYEVRHAGSGELAAEALTDWVFLDRARQRPQPIPAELIAAFFPDGDAVPQPSREPFPTAPPPPPGVFRTRRTIEFRDLDMAGHVNNANYMTYFEACSMAVGAAYGWTPARMLAAGFGIFARRYRIEYLQQAQMGDEIEMATWVSDARRATAVRHYMMTRVADGALLARAHTLWAWVDVHTGRPTRIPDDFRADFGPNIVS
- a CDS encoding aldo/keto reductase — its product is MRYKLLGRSGLRVSELALGTMTFGQDWGWGCSQDEAKAMFDVFAQAGGNFIDTANRYTNGTSEQYVGEFIAVDRDHWVVATKYTLFDRHGDPSFSGNHRKNMVRSLESSLRRLKTDHIDLFWVHAWDFLTPVDEVMRGLDDLVRAGKVLYVGISDTPAWVVAQANTLAELRGWSPFVALQIRYSLADRAAERDLLPMARAFDLAVTPWSILGAGVLTGKYSGGGTVKGRASRWHKDERHLAIGDAVVEVAEAIGRSPSQVAINWVRQQPGLIIPLLGASSLAQLQDNLAALDFTLAPEQLHRLNEASKIDLGFPHDFLHGDEVRNLVTGGTFHQVDNHRR
- a CDS encoding MBL fold metallo-hydrolase, producing the protein MRITFLGGADEVGASSTLIEIGGKRILVDAGIRPSPKARWGLAGDQLPNLSQIDALGSLDAILVTHAHSDHTGALELVIARHPEAPVYATPPTISLTRVLHQDSRRIMQSRLDEEGELPLFDDVAVGQLMAAFVPVPFHTPVALSEGLAVTWFPAGHIAGAAMLGLESDEGNLLITGDISISPQRTVDGARPPAFRPDLVIIESTYGGRLHANRAVQERKLVETATEVTAAGGKVLIPAFALGRAQELLLILAEFQRRGEMPLIPVWADGMVRAVCQAYAGFSDYLPLALQERGTKFFEGAIRPVQSNQQRNALVWEPGSAVIVASSGMLAGGPSLSYARALAGNPQHAILLTGYQDEESPGRRLQEVAERGHGSIRLGKDKVDVRCRLATYSLSAHADEGQIVSLAETLDPEQIFLVHGDETARLSLKTALDRRGRIVHLPRAGQSFDFALSGPTRLHKTGRPDDLRTRQAELARQRRAAMTAFGEARGKWLLLKGDEPAPVRCLDLGRDHLWVEVAPGLEQSIYPEEVLAVLGEAAPTAADLAPYRPQGLAPAIMEPNQALAAANQTFPPAARLRKCGYRLDQHVLTLTFDFPDAARVQFNQEIARLQTTTGWRVEVGSEANQLALNALVREVLPASVQIVKGPAIHRDGKRVAVSLEPATPEDWQMLAAGREQFGERFRSVSGYDLEITLVEASVASASAGPSPGAAYGRWEINAAYAVLRADLEGSSLYRTSLKDGEIILSFISRQVGERFQARIDALEQEIGWPLRINPQPNQGAISEAAMALLAHAGWTAAKGPSIYPDRGEVAVVLAQAPDDAASTEIVAAFEQQTGFRLLLSSAGPVLAPPRAANPDTVMIPLARIRLRSHQQSLTLDPDKVTKAIERARRLGINPPIQVTRLSDGYLLDDGLYRLAAARALGMEVAPAVVR